The Elusimicrobiota bacterium genome has a window encoding:
- a CDS encoding tetratricopeptide repeat protein, with protein MLLFLLQPRLAAQNKADLEDVSYEQVLADPDNPDLNYRYTRARVARGDFKGAVAPLERILALYPQRHDIRLFYVLVLYRLDNIQDAERELENLSREPLDEKMKEEVERYKKEISSLRKRNVLSGHLGFGYDYMNNRNFSPSTGRVLFGDTVLFVSGQSLPRDDTSLMTNGHVEFHHDLGTQSGHELFASASFNRTDQTHVKSLSLQVYSLQAGGTFKSRWLDATPTLMFDYLVLHQRAYLRNRGASVKLEKKLTRKASVYLSGTDAYQQFTATPDVQADSADRSGVEAEAAGGGNYWVTPRMMLGAGYGYGFKHSALKYLAFERHSLRGTHTWLLPKSMFLASSLYFNFDHYERPNDLVSTRMRRDHIWWASTTYGTPLSFISSAFKDLIWTVTYDYYQTISNIPNFSYTNNRIATKFSYQWKLAY; from the coding sequence TTGCTTCTTTTCCTCCTTCAACCCCGGCTGGCCGCTCAGAATAAAGCCGACTTGGAGGATGTCAGCTACGAGCAGGTTCTTGCGGACCCGGACAACCCGGATCTTAATTATCGCTACACCCGCGCCCGCGTCGCAAGAGGGGATTTCAAGGGGGCCGTGGCCCCCCTGGAGAGGATTCTCGCCCTCTATCCCCAGCGCCATGATATCAGGCTGTTCTATGTGCTCGTCCTTTATCGCCTGGACAACATCCAGGACGCCGAGAGGGAATTGGAGAACTTGAGCCGCGAGCCCCTTGATGAAAAAATGAAGGAGGAGGTGGAGCGCTATAAAAAAGAAATCAGCAGCCTCAGGAAGCGCAACGTCCTATCGGGGCATCTGGGCTTCGGCTACGATTACATGAACAATCGCAACTTTTCTCCTTCCACGGGGCGCGTTCTTTTCGGAGACACCGTTCTTTTTGTGAGCGGCCAATCCTTGCCTCGCGACGACACGAGCCTCATGACCAATGGGCATGTGGAGTTCCATCATGACCTGGGGACGCAGTCCGGGCATGAGTTATTCGCCTCGGCCAGCTTCAACCGCACGGACCAAACCCATGTCAAGTCGCTCAGCCTCCAGGTTTATTCCCTCCAGGCCGGCGGGACCTTTAAATCGCGCTGGTTGGATGCAACCCCCACTTTGATGTTCGATTATCTTGTCCTCCACCAGAGGGCCTATCTCAGGAACCGCGGAGCCAGCGTGAAGCTTGAGAAGAAATTAACCCGCAAAGCCAGCGTCTATCTTTCCGGGACAGACGCTTATCAGCAATTCACGGCGACTCCCGATGTCCAAGCGGATTCGGCCGACCGCAGCGGGGTTGAAGCCGAGGCCGCCGGGGGCGGGAATTATTGGGTTACCCCCCGCATGATGTTGGGAGCCGGCTACGGCTATGGCTTTAAGCACTCGGCCCTGAAATACCTGGCCTTTGAGCGGCATTCTTTGCGAGGCACCCATACATGGCTTTTGCCCAAAAGCATGTTTCTCGCCTCCTCCCTCTACTTCAATTTCGACCACTATGAGAGACCCAATGATTTAGTCAGCACGAGAATGCGGCGTGACCATATATGGTGGGCTTCCACCACCTACGGCACGCCCTTGAGCTTTATAAGCTCCGCTTTTAAAGACTTAATATGGACTGTCACCTATGATTACTATCAGACCATCTCGAACATCCCCAACTTTTCTTATACCAACAACCGGATAGCCACTAAATTCAGCTACCAATGGAAGCTGGCGTATTAA